In the Oryzias latipes chromosome 9, ASM223467v1 genome, one interval contains:
- the LOC110015572 gene encoding uncharacterized protein LOC110015572 → MLGSMLQSSLSQTADLLANISKFRGLFKVQNEDHAAIQEAIEDTTVGISLLMESGEEEDILMVHISQAVVVDPPSVKSGSCQGFFDLIYSTNLITILISETPLR, encoded by the exons ATGCTGGGGTCCATGCTCCAGTCTTCACTGAGTCAG ACTGCTGACCTTCTCGCCAATATAAGCAAGttcaggggtttattcaaagtaCAG aATGAAGACCATGCAGCAATCCAGGAGGCAATCGAGGACACCACGGTGGGAATTTCCCTCCTAATGGAAAGTGGCGAGGAAGAGGACATTCTCATGGTCCACATCTCCCAGGCTGTGGTGGTCGACCCACCAAGTGTCAAGAGTGGCAGTTGCCAAGGCTTTTTTGACCTTATTTACAGCACAAATCTGATTACCATCCTCATCTCAGAAACACCTTTGAggtaa